A single window of Desulfobulbaceae bacterium DNA harbors:
- a CDS encoding dodecin domain-containing protein has protein sequence MPQSVYQIVEFVGTSKVSWEEAAKNAIEIARKKYSDLRVATVKELDMTIEGEVVATYRARVNISYKFHV, from the coding sequence ATGCCCCAAAGCGTCTATCAGATAGTTGAATTTGTTGGAACCAGTAAAGTTTCCTGGGAAGAAGCAGCTAAAAACGCCATTGAAATTGCAAGGAAAAAGTACAGTGACTTGCGAGTCGCCACCGTTAAAGAACTCGATATGACCATAGAGGGCGAGGTGGTGGCAACCTACCGCGCCAGGGTCAATATATCGTATAAGTTTCACGTCTGA
- a CDS encoding nucleoside 2-deoxyribosyltransferase: protein MKIYFAGSIRGGRDDGELYARLIGYLKRYGTVLTEHVGDAALLAEEQDMSEEAIFGRDMQWLSVADLVVAEVSTPSLGVGFEIATAQAMGKDICCLYRKGIGRRLSAMISGNRQITLFPYVTADEAEAIIATFVEQFVK, encoded by the coding sequence ATCAAGATATATTTTGCGGGTTCGATCCGAGGGGGTCGTGATGATGGTGAACTGTACGCCCGTTTGATCGGCTATCTGAAGCGTTACGGGACGGTGCTGACGGAACATGTCGGTGATGCCGCGCTGCTGGCAGAGGAACAGGATATGAGCGAGGAGGCGATCTTTGGCCGTGATATGCAGTGGCTTTCTGTCGCTGATCTTGTCGTGGCTGAAGTGAGTACGCCTTCGCTGGGGGTGGGGTTTGAAATTGCCACAGCCCAGGCTATGGGTAAGGATATCTGCTGTTTGTACCGTAAGGGAATAGGTAGGCGGCTTTCGGCCATGATCTCAGGGAATCGGCAGATTACCCTCTTTCCCTACGTCACAGCCGATGAGGCAGAAGCAATTATTGCCACCTTTGTTGAGCAGTTCGTCAAGTAA